From Burkholderia pseudomultivorans, the proteins below share one genomic window:
- a CDS encoding DUF2514 family protein, translated as MMLADPRFWLAVIVAIVVGSAGGYFKGHRDADQSAVVETQAKRIRDLVAERDESDRIARQQQGNAEDASKKRDLARADAAAAASAADGLRKQVAELIGRVRDSATQAGGQTTGDALDLLADLFGRADARAGDLAKIADERGIAGQQCQADYDALKFADDRLGN; from the coding sequence GTGATGTTGGCCGATCCTCGTTTCTGGCTCGCCGTCATCGTGGCGATCGTCGTCGGCTCGGCCGGCGGCTACTTCAAGGGGCACCGCGATGCCGATCAATCGGCCGTGGTCGAAACGCAGGCGAAGCGAATTCGGGATCTCGTTGCCGAGCGGGACGAGAGCGACCGGATCGCTCGCCAACAACAGGGAAATGCTGAAGATGCATCGAAAAAACGAGATTTGGCGCGCGCTGATGCTGCCGCTGCTGCTTCTGCTGCTGACGGCCTGCGCAAGCAAGTCGCCGAACTCATCGGGCGGGTTCGTGATTCCGCCACTCAGGCCGGAGGCCAGACAACCGGTGACGCCCTCGATCTGCTTGCCGACTTGTTCGGCCGGGCTGATGCGCGAGCGGGAGATCTGGCGAAAATCGCTGACGAGCGGGGCATTGCCGGCCAGCAGTGCCAAGCTGACTACGACGCCCTGAAATTCGCAGATGACAGGCTGGGTAACTAA
- a CDS encoding lysozyme, translating into MAEVPKKTLVGVVGAAAAALLFSMVPKFEGEVLVAGPDPIGIVTGCFGDTKDVKLGQRFTHDECVARLEQRLIEHAEPALKCTPGLKGHPYQLAAGVSFAYNIGVGAYCRSTTAKRFNAGNWKGACRAMNESDTGKPQWIYGGGRVLPGLVERRKFERALCERGL; encoded by the coding sequence ATGGCTGAAGTGCCGAAGAAGACGCTTGTCGGTGTGGTGGGGGCTGCTGCGGCAGCCCTTCTTTTTTCGATGGTTCCGAAGTTCGAGGGCGAGGTGCTGGTCGCTGGGCCTGACCCAATCGGGATCGTCACTGGATGCTTTGGCGACACGAAAGATGTGAAGCTCGGCCAGCGCTTCACGCACGACGAATGCGTTGCTCGGCTTGAACAGCGCCTCATCGAACATGCGGAGCCGGCACTGAAGTGCACACCGGGTCTGAAAGGGCATCCGTATCAGCTCGCGGCCGGTGTGAGCTTTGCCTACAACATTGGTGTTGGTGCGTATTGCCGCAGCACGACCGCGAAGCGATTCAACGCGGGCAACTGGAAGGGGGCATGCCGAGCGATGAACGAATCCGACACAGGTAAGCCGCAATGGATCTACGGCGGTGGTCGCGTATTGCCGGGATTGGTGGAGCGTCGCAAGTTCGAGCGTGCCTTGTGCGAACGGGGGTTGTGA
- a CDS encoding HP1 family phage holin, whose amino-acid sequence MRASPTEVASYVGSVTAVASSLTLTDIGVIVGILTAMATFGLNFFFMWRKDRREQRESDMRILEMGKHDG is encoded by the coding sequence ATGCGAGCGAGTCCAACTGAAGTCGCGAGCTACGTAGGGAGTGTTACGGCTGTGGCGTCATCGCTGACGTTGACTGATATCGGGGTGATCGTCGGCATTTTGACGGCGATGGCGACCTTCGGACTCAACTTCTTTTTTATGTGGCGGAAGGATCGCCGCGAACAGCGCGAGTCGGATATGCGCATCTTGGAGATGGGGAAGCACGATGGCTGA